The following coding sequences are from one Carcharodon carcharias isolate sCarCar2 chromosome 13, sCarCar2.pri, whole genome shotgun sequence window:
- the LOC121286067 gene encoding glutathione S-transferase theta-4-like, with translation MGLELYLNLHSQTCRAVHIFSKKNNIAFEFKFIDLLAGQQFSEEFGKVNVLRLVPVIKDGDFTLGESVATLKYLACKYQVPDHWYLADLQKRARVDEYLAWQHTTIRYQGSRIFMFRSLLPALTGQPIPKDRMDEALEGLRKSIQILEDKFLQDKLYITGEKVSLADLVALVELMQVRESQPA, from the exons ATGGGCCTGGAGCTGTACTTGAATCTCCACTCTCAGACCTGCCGAGCTGTCCACATTTTTTCCAAGAAGAACAACATTGCATTTGAGTTTAAGTTTATTGATCTGTTAGCAG GTCAGCAGTTCAGTGAGGAATTTGGAAAAGTTAATGTTCTGAGACTGGTGCCAGTGATAAAGGATGGAGACTTCACCCTGGGCGAGAG TGTGGCGACTCTGAAATATCTGGCATGTAAATACCAGGTTCCTGACCACTGGTACCTGGCCGACCTCCAGAAACGGGCTCGAGTGGATGAATATCTAGCTTGGCAGCACACCACCATTCGGTATCAGGGATCCAGGATTTTCATGTTCAGG AGCCTGTTGCCAGCTTTAACTGGGCAGCCAATTCCCAAGGATAGAATGGACGAAGCCCTAGAGGGTCTACGAAAATCAATCCAGATCCTTGAAGACAAGTTCCTTCAGGACAAACTATACATCACGGGAGAGAAAGTGTCCCTGGCAGACCTAGTCGCTCTCGTTGAACTGATGCAGGTGAGAGAATCGCAGCCGGCTTGA